Sequence from the Symbiopectobacterium purcellii genome:
ATTTCTGAATAGACATTGTCACTGGTGAGCGGCAGGGTATTTTCTTTGATCTCCGCTTCTAGGGATTGTTGAGCCACTTTAAAGCTGGTCCAACTGATGATCAGAAATGCGGTCAGTAGCATGACAGTGAACAACATGGCTGCTCGTGTTTTATTTAACCATACAGCGCTTGTCATTAGATCTACACGCAAAGCTGTACCCTCATAGTGTTCTGTGCGGGAGTGAAGGACGCCGCTGATTATGCATCAAGATGATAGATGCAGCTAACTGAAGTTAAGCAGTCGCCTGACAAAACGGCAAACAGGCGTGTCATTTCTCTTGCGCGTCCTCCAATGTTGCTCAAGCGAAAGTCGAAAGCCCATTCAATGTCATGTTTTGTAGACTAATGTCACCTTAGGCAAGAGGGGTTGAGTGAGCGATTTATCCTGTGGTTAAATCGAGGGTTATTTAGGCACGCCATACGGGAAAAACAAATATGCCGCCGATGCTGACAAGCCAACAGCAACCCGCCACGGCCTTGTTGTTGATTAATGAAAAATCAAGGAAGGGCGACTGCGCACGCAAAGAAGCGTTGGCTCAGCTGACGGCGCAGGGACTGCGAGTGATCGTTCCCAGCGCAGACCTAACGATGACCTACAGCGAATTGATCGAGCACTATGCCGATCGCGTCGATAGTGTCATCGTTGGGGGCGGCGACGGCAGCCTGAACGCGGCCGCTTCGGGCTTGGTGGCTACAGGGTTGCCGCTGGGCGTGCTACCGCTGGGAACGGCCAATGATTTTGCTCGCACGCTGGATATCCCCTTCGACCTGAACCGCGCCATTGCGGTGATCGTTGCTGGTCATCGTCGGCCTGTCGATTTAGGCAAGGTGAACGGTCATCTGTTCTTTAACGTATCCAGTATTGGTTTTTCTGCTGCTTTGGCGCGTGAGCTGACGGCTGAATCCAAAAAGCGCTGGGGAACGCTCGGCTATGCGCTGGCTGCCTGTAAGCTGTTGCGACAAAGTCGGCCATTTCGTGCGGAAATTGTTCATGAAGGCACGGCCGAGCGTGTCAGAACGGTGCAAATCTCGGTGGGTAACGGGCGTTTTTATGGCGGTGGTATGACAGTAGAAGAGCGCGCTGCGCCGGATGACGGGCTGCTTGATTTCTATAGCCTTGAAGTGACCCACTGGTGGCAGATGATTGCGCTGCTCCCGTTTTTACGTCGTGGCACTCAAGGGCGTTGGCGTCAGGTGCGGGCCTTCTCCACGACAGAACTGATACTTAACACTCGGCGACCGCACGATATCAACGCGGACGGTGAGCTGATTGGTCGCACACCGGCGCACTTTACCATCGAACAAAAAGCCATTGAGGTGTTTGCTCCGCGCTGATTCAGAGGCGTAACTACGCCCCTGAACGTCAGTGCGGTTTATTCCTTATTTGAAGACGCGGAAACGGGTTTCGTCATCAATATAGGTTTTCTCACCGGCGGGTTGCTCAATGGAGCCGAACGGTAACTGCGCCCGCAGTTTCCATTGTGCGGGTAAATTCCAGGCTTTTTTCACGTCGTCATCAATCAGCGGGTTGTAGTGCTGTAGTGATGCGCCGACGTTTTCTTGCGCCAAGGCGGTCCAGACGGCAAACTGCGCAATACCGGTGCTGTGTTCAGACCAAATAGGGAAGTTGTCAGCATAAAGCGCGAACTGCTTTTGCAAGGTCTCGACAACGTCGGTATCTTCAAAGAACAGCACGGTTCCTGCGCCCGCTGCAAACGAGGCCAGTTTTTTTTCGGTAGGCTCAAAAGCGTCCGCGGGCACGATTTTTTGGAGCTGATGTTTGGTGATATCCCACAGTTTCTTATGCTGTGTGCCGAACAGGATCACGACGCGAGAACTTTGTGAGTTGAAAGATGACGGGCTTTGTTTCACTGCCGTAGTGACGATTTCGGTAATTTTTTCTTCAGAAATCGGCAAATGTGAACCGATAGCATAGATGGAACGGCGAACCTTGATAGCCTGCAAAAATGCGTTGCTCATGCGTTATTCCCCTCTAATCATTCCTCATCAGGATGTTATTTTGCAACCTTGGCGCAAAATATCCATACCCTAAATAATTCGCGTTGCAGGAAGGCGGCAAGTGAATGACAAATCTGTCTGGAACAGATTTGAACAGCGCTTGCGCTGGCCCGTAGGGTGAATCTCAGGGATGAGATTCATCAATCCCGATGAGCTTACTTACGTAAGTGATTCGGGTGAGTGAGCGCAGCCAACGCATCTGCAACGTGAAGTATGACGGGTAGATGATACTCTGGCACCCTTGGGTTACAGCTTCAAGTCTGATAACTCAATACCATAGAAGAATAGCTGCTAAGCAAAAATGTGCTTAACCGATGAGGGGGAACCCGCGCTACTGCAGCCCGATCAGTGCCCGCACACCTCGCAGTGTGGACTTTTGGGTAGCGTTATCGTGCGAAATTGAGTGGTCATGGCGTCATACAACACCAGCCGACCGACTGCCGGTTCGCCAAAATGCGCCAGCAGTTTGATCGCTTCCATCGCCTGCAAGGCACCAATGATACCGACCAGCGGGGACATCACCCCGGCTTCGGCGCAGGTGAGCACGTTTTCACCAAACAGTCGGCTTAGGCAGCGGTAGCAAGGTTCTTGTTCACCGTAGGTAAACACGCTGATCTGGCCTTCCATGCGAATGGCGGCACCAGAAACCAGCGGCGTTTTGCTGTGAAAACAAAAGCGGTTGAGGCGATCGCGTATCGCCACATTATCGGTGCAATCCAGCACCACCTGATGGCGCGTTACCAGCGCCTGTAAGGCCTCGTCCGCCAGATCGTCATTAATGCATTCCAGCACAATATGGGGATTAATCGCGGCCAGTTCTGTCGCGGCAGAGGTGACCTTTGCCATATTAATACGTGCATCACGGTGCAAAATCTGGCGTTGCAGGTTGGAAAGCGCAACGGTGTCAAAATCCAGTAACGTCAACTGCCCTGTACCCGCCGCCGCCAGGTACTGCGCTGCGGCACACCCCAGGCCGCCCAGTCCCACCACCAGCACGCTGGCCGCTTTCAGCGCTTCCTGCCCGTCAAAATCGAAGCCTTTCAGCATGATCTGGCGGTTGTAGCGCAGCATTTCGCTGTGGCTTAGTGCATCCTCACACTCTGGTGCTTCAGGGACGGTAGTTGACATACTCACTCTCCCAGCAGTGCGTTGAAGGGTTCGATTTCAACCCACTCTCCGGCGGCGACCGCACCGCGCTCGGCTTCCAATACGATAAAGCAGTTACCCAGGCTAAATGAGCTGAAAATGTGCGAACCCTGATGGCCTGTGGCCCTGACTTCCAACTCTCCGAGATCATTTCGGCTAACAATACCGCGTTGAAAATCGAGGCGGCCGGGGGTTTTCTTCAACGCCGAGGCCGCTTTCACCCGCTGGCGCGGCGGGAAGTGCCACTGGCTGTGGCCGGAAAGCCGCGCGATGAGCGGTTGCACCAATTGGTAGAAGGTGACGGCAGCAGAGACCGGATTACCGGGCAGGCCGCAGAACCAGGCCTGACGCAGTTTGCCAAAGGCGAACGGCTTGCCGGGCTTGATAGCCAACTTCCAGAAATGGATGTTACCCAAATCGTCCAGAATCTGTTTGGTGTAATCGGCTTCTCCCACTGAAACGCCACCGCTGCTGATGACCAAATCGGCCTCGCTGTCGGCGCGTTGAAACGCGTCGCGCAGGGCTGCCGGATCGTCGCGGATAATGCCGAGATCGAGAATATCGCAGCCCAGTTTTTCCAGCATCAGGCGCACGGCAAAACGGTTGGTGTCGTAAATTTGCCCTGCCTGTAATGGCTGACCGATACGCTGTAACTCATCGCCGGTAGAAAATAGCGCCACGCGCAGGCGACGCATTACGGTGACCTCAGCCACACCCAGCGATGCCAGCAGCGGCAAACGGGCTGCCCCCAATGCGCAGCCCGCTGCCAGGACGCGCGCGCCGCGCTGAATGTCTTCGCCTGCCAGACGGATATTTTGTCCCGCCTTCGCCGGGTGCGTGAAGCGTACGCCGTTAGCCTCAGCTTCGGCGTATTCCTGCATGATAACCGCCTCTGTCCCCGGCGGAACCGGTGCACCGGTCATGATGCGGATACAACTTCCTGTGGGCCAGTCACCCACAAACGGATTACCGGCAAACGCTTTCCCCGCCACGGGCAGCAGTGTATCACCCTGTGCCAGATCGGCCATGCGCACGGCATAGCCATCCATCGCGGCATTGGCAAAGGCGGGCACGTCAAGAGGGGAGGTAATGTCGGTGGCGGTGATGCGGCCCGCAGCCTGCTCAAGCGCGACGGTTTCGGTCTGCGCCAGCGGTGAAACCAGCGCCAGCATACGTTGCAGCGCTTGCTCAAGCGCGAGTAAACCTGAAGTAAATGCTTCCATGATGACTCCATTCGCCGACATCTTTGCGTCGGGAGGTCGGGCAAAACGCGATACAGTGCACTGGGATTACGCCAGCAAAGTGATCGCTATTATGTCAGAGAACACTCTGCGGGTGAACGTGACAACGTCAAGGTTATGGCAGGAAAGTGCACCATCAGGGAGTAACACGCTTTAATACTGAACAGGTATAGACGGAATGATTATGTGCTGTAACGCAATGTTATAAGAGACATATTTTATTCATTGCACGGCAGTTTTATGCTAAACCTCCCTCAGTGTGCTAAATAAAACTAAAACCGTTTTTCATACGGACTGGTTCCGCTGCACGTTAAAACAAGGAGAGACATCGTTCATGATATCCCATGCGCCCGTGCGTGAAGCGACTGATACTACACTGATTCTGCCCGAACAGCAGATTCTGTCAGTGCGGTCACTCGGCGTGCGTTTTCACGCGCAGCGGGAGCCGGTATCGGTGATCCACGATCTCTCGTTAACGGTGGCTCGCGGTGAGACGTTGGCGATCGTTGGTGAATCCGGTTCTGGTAAATCGGTCACGGCGTTAGCGATCATGCGTTTGATCGAGCAGGCGGGGGGCAATATTCATCACGGTGAGATTCTGTTTCGCCGTCGTAATGGCCATATTCTGGATGTCACAACCGCCAGCCAGCGTGAGATGCGTCGTTTACGCGGTGCGGACATGGCGATGGTATTTCAAGAGCCAATGACCTCGCTTAACCCGGTGTTTCCGGTGGGGGAGCAAATTGCTGAGTCCATTCGCTTGCATCAGGGCATGTCTGCGCGAGACGCGAAGGCAGAGGCGTTGCGCATGCTCGATCTGGTAAGAATCCCGGAGGCGAAAAGTGTGCTGGGCCGTTATCCGCACCAGCTTTCCGGCGGCATGCGCCAGCGTATCATGATCGCCATGGCACTCTCCTGCAAACCGACCTTGCTGATAGCCGATGAACCGACCACCGCGCTCGACGTCACTATTCAGGCACAAATCTTACAACTGATTCAGCTATTGCAGCGTGAAATGGCGATGGCCGTGATTTTCATCACCCATGATATGGGCGTGGTAGCGGAAGTGGCCGATCGCGTGCTGGTGATGAATAACGGGCACTGTGTCGAAACCGCCGGCGTGAGCGAGATATTTGCCACGCCGCAGCATGTGTATACCCGTGCATTGCTGGCGGCAGTACC
This genomic interval carries:
- a CDS encoding nitroreductase family protein; translation: MSNAFLQAIKVRRSIYAIGSHLPISEEKITEIVTTAVKQSPSSFNSQSSRVVILFGTQHKKLWDITKHQLQKIVPADAFEPTEKKLASFAAGAGTVLFFEDTDVVETLQKQFALYADNFPIWSEHSTGIAQFAVWTALAQENVGASLQHYNPLIDDDVKKAWNLPAQWKLRAQLPFGSIEQPAGEKTYIDDETRFRVFK
- the moeA gene encoding molybdopterin molybdotransferase MoeA, with the translated sequence MEAFTSGLLALEQALQRMLALVSPLAQTETVALEQAAGRITATDITSPLDVPAFANAAMDGYAVRMADLAQGDTLLPVAGKAFAGNPFVGDWPTGSCIRIMTGAPVPPGTEAVIMQEYAEAEANGVRFTHPAKAGQNIRLAGEDIQRGARVLAAGCALGAARLPLLASLGVAEVTVMRRLRVALFSTGDELQRIGQPLQAGQIYDTNRFAVRLMLEKLGCDILDLGIIRDDPAALRDAFQRADSEADLVISSGGVSVGEADYTKQILDDLGNIHFWKLAIKPGKPFAFGKLRQAWFCGLPGNPVSAAVTFYQLVQPLIARLSGHSQWHFPPRQRVKAASALKKTPGRLDFQRGIVSRNDLGELEVRATGHQGSHIFSSFSLGNCFIVLEAERGAVAAGEWVEIEPFNALLGE
- the moeB gene encoding molybdopterin-synthase adenylyltransferase MoeB translates to MSTTVPEAPECEDALSHSEMLRYNRQIMLKGFDFDGQEALKAASVLVVGLGGLGCAAAQYLAAAGTGQLTLLDFDTVALSNLQRQILHRDARINMAKVTSAATELAAINPHIVLECINDDLADEALQALVTRHQVVLDCTDNVAIRDRLNRFCFHSKTPLVSGAAIRMEGQISVFTYGEQEPCYRCLSRLFGENVLTCAEAGVMSPLVGIIGALQAMEAIKLLAHFGEPAVGRLVLYDAMTTQFRTITLPKSPHCEVCGH
- a CDS encoding lipid kinase, which codes for MLTSQQQPATALLLINEKSRKGDCARKEALAQLTAQGLRVIVPSADLTMTYSELIEHYADRVDSVIVGGGDGSLNAAASGLVATGLPLGVLPLGTANDFARTLDIPFDLNRAIAVIVAGHRRPVDLGKVNGHLFFNVSSIGFSAALARELTAESKKRWGTLGYALAACKLLRQSRPFRAEIVHEGTAERVRTVQISVGNGRFYGGGMTVEERAAPDDGLLDFYSLEVTHWWQMIALLPFLRRGTQGRWRQVRAFSTTELILNTRRPHDINADGELIGRTPAHFTIEQKAIEVFAPR